In the genome of Parus major isolate Abel chromosome 3, Parus_major1.1, whole genome shotgun sequence, the window AACAACCTGGCCTGTGTTCTGgtggatgatttttttcctgctgtgcagggcaTTTTCAGATTCcatgttgttttcattttccttttttaaaaagctgttgtCTTGTCCCTATGGTTGAGTTCCTTAGTCTCAGAGATAGCCTAAATCAGTATTTCTGAGAGGTACGTGcctcttctcttcttcagctGTGATTTCTTGTTGCAAGGCCTGAAGAACAATATTCTTTTCAAGGCtgcctttctcttcttcagtcATTCCCTTGGCACACCACCCACTGTGCTGGGAATAGGATTTGGGAATTGAgctgtattaaaaacaaaaatgggtGAAAAGTTATATTCATTTATAATGCCATCACTTCTCTAATTCTTCACCTGTACTGCATACCATCAAACAAGGAAAATCAAGAATGTCATAAACTAGAAGAGAAAGGAACTTTGCCCCAAAGCCATGATTGCTATGGGCTTGACTTCCATGTTCCAAACTATTCAATGTTTGTAGGATGTTGCTGTCAAGTGTTTTGCTGGAGGTATTGTTAAGAGGTGCAGGAACCTGTGTTCTGGTTGTTCCaggaaaaaatgtatataagtgtatataaaatttattaaaaatgtatataaaaatttaattggACTCTAGAAAAGAGAATTTGATAGTCCTTGCCTTTTTGAGGTAGTGTGTGAGTAAATATGCATGGCtttaagatttttcttgcatttttggCATAATTTTGCCCAAGTGTTGAAGTGGTAAATCTGtcattttaagaaacaaatgCCAGTGGTGAGTAAATACACTGTTTGAAGTACAACAGCATTGTACCAGCAATTCTTAAAGGTTTAtaactctttttctttatttaaggTGGCCTAAGACATGCAGTAGCCAGTATAGCAGGTGCTGAGGCTTACAAATACATGAAGTTTGAAGGAGGAGTGCATCGTGTTCAGCGGGTaccaaaaacagaaaaacaaggacGCATTCACACCAGCACAATGACTGTTGCCATATTGCCCCAACCTACTGAGGTAATATTTATCTTTTAGTCTAACAGACATTACCAGAAGCAATGTTTTATACCAAGTGTTTTCTGCCTCTCGATATTCTCACATAATGacttttttaatcttaattttaaactaggtcatatttgttattttatttttgtcacagggatgaaataaagaatttctgttatttatcATATAAAGTCACTGACAATTTACTTGATTATGACTTGAAAATTCACTGTGACTCTCTCACATGTTTTGTGGAAAACTACATTTTCTCCAAATTAACAAAAGACTGAATCATATTAACAGGCTCATAGATTACTCCTTTTAGCACTTCCTCTTTCCCATTTCTGTAGCGTCTCCACTTGCCTGTTCTAAAGTGTATGATAATTCAGTTTTGCtatatttgctttcttaaaaGCAATGAGCTaagaaagctttgttttgaTCTTGGTTTCATGTTTACCTAACAGATTGTCAAAGATTTTACTCCTTCCTGAACTTTCTTAAAATTGTCTTGCTCCTTCCTCACAGAGACTATTGCTTCACTTCAAAGCCAATGTCTGATATGTCATTTAAAAACCATCTAATCAAGCTCAAATATTGGTTAACTCTGCTGGAAGAGGATGCAGAGCTctcagaagagaggaaaatgctAAGCAATGGTTATGCATTAAGTTACTGTTTGGCTGATTTCTGGGGTTCCATCATGATGGATTCCAATCTGAGTAGCAAGATTTCTTAATATGTTTATAAGAGGATTTGAACTAGTACCCATAAATGTTCAGAAGTTTGATTTGCATGAATGTGTCTTCTAACACAAACTGACTGTGCATATTTGATATCTGTCAAGAaagaaacaacataaaatacttctttttctcttcttctgtcTCCCATGACAGATGAGGCTGCAAATTAGTCCGAAAGATCTACGGATAGAAACAAAGCGAGCTAGTGGAGCTGGAGGCCAGCATGTCAATACCACAGACAGTGCTGTACGGATAGTCCACATTCCAACAGGTGCTGCTTCATTCTTTCCTTAGTACAAGGTCTACGTTCCAAAACTGCTGtcagaatttcttttgaaacaaTGGTTTCATTTTCAAACCTGGGCTACAGTAGAGCAGAGGTTTTATGTAATTTTCATGTCTATTCATACTACTCTAAATGCATCATCTTGTGCCCACTCCAGTTTTTAACAGTGGAGACTACTGGCTTCAGTAGataagttttttattttgctattagACATGGCATTCTAAAAGCATTCAGATCAGTTTCTACCAAAAAATTACATGTAAGCTTTCAAATCATGAAAATGACACCGAAAAATGGAGTAGGTTGAAATCTAATGTTCTGAATTTTCTTGACTAGTCTCCAAAAGAGAGATTGTGctatttctgtattaaaacaTTACTTTTAATTGTAGAGTCTACTCAGGATGCCAGCTCCCATTCGTCTGCTGGCTCCTCTCCCATAGATGACACACATAATTAAGAGGCCCATCCCTCTGGCTCAGGTTAGGAAACACAGCAGGGATAAATACACCCTCAAACACTACCTGTTTTTAGCTGTTGTATGGGGATTTTTATTGCCATTCCTAAGCCTTTTACTTCCCTTTGAGCAATTCACAACAGCCTTCTTGACTTTCATTGCATTTTAACTTTTCCTCTTCTCTACCACAAACATTAGTCAGGCTTTACAGGGTTTCAGGGTAATCCTAAGCACTCTTTATCTTCATGTATCCTGATTTTTGCCAGCCATTCCTTGTATCTGTTTAAAACATCAATCCATTCTGCACTCGTTTCATCACCCTAGTAAAGCAGAAGGCAAGCAGTGGAGAGGTTAAAATTCTGTTCACTATGTGGTGAGAAAAAGATACCCCTGATAAAATTGTGCTGGATTGCCTGTATGTTTGgataaaaaagcaacaaactaAAACCAGCAATTGATCTTAGTTTTTGCTGATGGCAGTTATTAGGGTGTCTAATAGAAATCTTAAAGTGTATTGCAAATTTTTTG includes:
- the MTRF1L gene encoding peptide chain release factor 1-like, mitochondrial isoform X2, with the protein product MEVTAGVGGQEAMLFTSEIFDMYQRYAAYKKWKFEVLEYFPSEIGGLRHAVASIAGAEAYKYMKFEGGVHRVQRVPKTEKQGRIHTSTMTVAILPQPTEMRLQISPKDLRIETKRASGAGGQHVNTTDSAVRIVHIPTESTQDASSHSSAGSSPIDDTHN
- the MTRF1L gene encoding peptide chain release factor 1-like, mitochondrial isoform X3, whose product is MEVTAGVGGQEAMLFTSEIFDMYQRYAAYKKWKFEVLEYFPSEIGGLRHAVASIAGAEAYKYMKFEGGVHRVQRVPKTEKQGRIHTSTMTVAILPQPTEMRLQISPKDLRIETKRASGAGGQHVNTTDSAVRIVHIPTDWD